In a genomic window of Nothobranchius furzeri strain GRZ-AD chromosome 14, NfurGRZ-RIMD1, whole genome shotgun sequence:
- the vgll3 gene encoding transcription cofactor vestigial-like protein 3: MQTGGHGHCARLGIYGARAGSEDTARLKSQGELTFSPRTSSSSSSFSTLIRSIAMSCLEVMYHQSYGAHHLPAAAYKATYYSQQQQKRLSAYSKMQESMEQQQQQQGAGRGMPARGHQGPQPGSAGAESSIELKDTSQPAEAEYLSSRCVLFTYFKGDIGDVVDEHFSRALSQSSTFSGDTKPVRVTQPSASNTANLWKGGGSLPEGQGTSPWSSSFPSQANSCLPSVPISVHPDFSSSPVPFSHPEGALWAGHMLSQASIPSAATLPDTWTYSLSPQSPSGYPHEVYHPHSRPHPHIHTRHHHSMLHPYPTHSPALDPRFNALLLPGVRSQTSSSAGSSPHSDGAKTEMDLSPVTAAPVTWTPPTLHGPLEVYDSAMDQTKAKTPVWF, translated from the exons ATGCAAACTGGAGGACATGGCCATTGTGCGCGTTTGGGCATATATGGAGCCAGAGCTGGCTCGGAGGACACAGCCCGTCTGAAGTCTCAAGGAGAGCTGACTTTCTCTCCCCGgacttcctcctcatcatcctcgtTTTCGACTCTGATTCGCTCCATAGCTATGAGCTGCCTGGAAGTGATGTACCACCAGAGCTATGGAGCGCACCACCTCCCTGCGGCAGCGTACAAGGCGACCTACTACAGCCAGCAGCAACAG AAGAGGCTGAGTGCTTACAGCAAGATGCAGGAGTccatggagcagcagcagcagcagcaaggagCTGGGAGAGGGATGCCGGCTCGGGGCCACCAGGGCCCGCAGCCGGGTTCAGCAGGTGCCGAGTCGAGCATCGAGCTGAAGGACACCTCTCAGCCTGCAGAGGCCGAGTACCTGAGCTCCCGCTGTGTCCTGTTCACCTACTTTAAGGGCGACATTGGGGATGTGGTGGACGAGCATTTCTCTCGTGCTCTGAGCCAGTCCAGCACCTTCAGTGGCGACACCAAACCCGTCAGAGTGACTCAGCCGTCTGCTTCAAACACAGCTAACTTATGGAAAG GTGGTGGATCCCTCCCTGAAGGTCAAGGCACCTCACCCTGGAGCAGCTCCTTTCCCTCTCAAGCCAACTCCTGCCTCCCGTCTGTTCCCATCTCAGTCCACCCAGACTTTTCCTCCAGTCCGGTCCCCTTCAGCCACCCAGAGGGAGCCTTGTGGGCTGGCCACATGCTGTCCCAGGCCAGCATCCCATCTGCAGCCACCCTCCCTGATACCTGGACCTACAGTCTGAGCCCCCAGAGCCCAAGCGGCTACCCCCACGAGGTTTACCACCCTCACTCACGCCCTCACCCCCACATCCACACAAGACACCATCACTCCATGCTTCATCCATACCCGACCCACAGCCCGGCTCTGGATCCCAGATTCAATGCTCTGCTGCTGCCGGGTGTTCGGAGCCAAACCAGCAGTAGCGCAGGAAGCTCTCCTCACAGCGATGGAGCCAAAACAGAGATGGATCTCAGCCCCGTCACAGCAGCCCCCGTCACTTGGACCCCGCCAACTCTCCACGGACCTTTGGAGGTGTATGACTCAG CAATGGATCAAACCAAAGCGAAGACTCCAGTCTGGTTCTAA